From Streptomyces sp. 6-11-2, one genomic window encodes:
- a CDS encoding DUF3311 domain-containing protein — protein MSNAPETTRAVVTPLRVVIALCLVVPFGALLWVGSYAKTDPAFIGIPFFYWYQMLWVVLSAALTMTAYRLWLRDQRAARASQAARTAPASTAEDGGAVK, from the coding sequence ATGTCGAATGCCCCGGAAACCACCAGAGCGGTGGTGACACCCTTACGGGTCGTCATCGCCCTCTGTCTCGTCGTCCCCTTCGGGGCGCTGTTATGGGTGGGGTCGTACGCGAAGACGGATCCGGCGTTCATCGGGATCCCGTTCTTCTACTGGTACCAGATGCTGTGGGTGGTCCTCTCCGCGGCCCTGACGATGACCGCGTACCGGCTGTGGCTGCGTGATCAGCGCGCCGCCCGGGCCTCGCAGGCCGCCCGGACCGCCCCTGCCTCCACGGCCGAGGACGGGGGTGCGGTCAAGTGA
- the mctP gene encoding monocarboxylate uptake permease MctP: protein MKDGVNGVALGVCVFFFLLVTVMGFLAARWRRAENEHSLDEWGLGGRSFGTWVTWFLLGGDLYTAYTFVAVPAAVYATGAAGFFAVPYTILVYPLIFTFLPRLWSVSHRHGYVTTSDFVRGRFGSKSLSLAVALTGILATMPYIALQLVGIQAVLDVMGVGGGDSTHWFVKDLPLLIAFGVLAAYTYSSGLRAPALIAFVKDTLIYIVIAVAIIYIPIKLGGFGEVFAKADQKFSESGTGGLVPAAAGQWTYATLALGSALALFMYPHSITATLSSRSREVIRRNTTILPLYSLMLGLLALLGFMAIAAGVQVKNGQLAIPQLFENMFPDWFAGVAFAAIAIGALVPAAIMSIAAANLFTRNIYKDFLRPHATPKEETRVSKIVSLLVKVGALVFVLTMDKTVAINFQLLGGIWILQTFPALVGGLFTRWFHRWALLAGWAVGMVYGTVAAYGVASPTQKHFGGSAKEIPGIGEIGYIGLTAFVLNAAVAVVLTLVLRAVKAPEGVDETRPEDYTADAGDPGVEVELPPATAAAPR, encoded by the coding sequence GTGAAGGACGGCGTCAACGGCGTCGCGCTCGGCGTCTGTGTCTTCTTCTTCCTGCTCGTCACCGTCATGGGCTTCCTGGCCGCGCGCTGGCGCCGTGCCGAGAACGAGCACAGCCTGGACGAATGGGGCCTGGGCGGCCGGTCGTTCGGCACCTGGGTGACCTGGTTCCTGCTCGGCGGCGACCTGTACACCGCCTACACCTTCGTGGCCGTGCCCGCCGCCGTCTACGCCACGGGCGCGGCCGGCTTCTTCGCGGTGCCGTACACGATCCTGGTCTACCCGCTGATCTTCACGTTCCTGCCGCGGCTGTGGTCGGTGTCCCACCGGCACGGATACGTGACCACCTCGGACTTCGTCCGCGGCCGGTTCGGCTCCAAGAGCCTGTCGCTGGCGGTGGCGCTCACCGGCATCCTCGCGACCATGCCGTACATCGCGCTCCAACTGGTCGGCATCCAGGCCGTCCTTGACGTGATGGGCGTCGGCGGCGGCGACAGCACCCACTGGTTCGTGAAGGACCTGCCGCTGCTGATCGCCTTCGGCGTGCTGGCGGCGTACACCTACTCGTCGGGGCTGCGCGCGCCCGCGCTGATCGCGTTCGTGAAGGACACCCTGATCTACATCGTGATCGCGGTGGCCATCATCTACATCCCGATCAAGCTGGGCGGCTTCGGCGAGGTGTTCGCCAAGGCGGACCAGAAGTTCAGTGAGTCGGGGACGGGCGGCCTGGTGCCGGCGGCGGCCGGTCAGTGGACGTACGCCACGCTGGCCCTGGGCTCCGCGCTCGCGCTGTTCATGTACCCGCACTCGATCACCGCGACCCTGTCCTCGCGCAGCCGCGAGGTGATCCGCCGCAACACCACGATCCTGCCGCTGTACTCGCTGATGCTGGGCCTGCTCGCCCTGCTGGGCTTCATGGCGATCGCGGCGGGCGTGCAGGTGAAGAACGGCCAGCTGGCCATTCCGCAGCTGTTCGAGAACATGTTCCCGGACTGGTTCGCGGGGGTGGCGTTCGCTGCGATCGCCATCGGCGCGCTGGTGCCGGCGGCCATCATGTCGATCGCCGCCGCGAACCTGTTCACCCGCAACATCTACAAGGACTTCCTCCGTCCGCACGCGACGCCGAAGGAGGAGACCCGGGTCTCCAAGATCGTGTCGCTGCTGGTCAAGGTGGGCGCGCTGGTCTTCGTCCTGACCATGGACAAGACGGTCGCCATCAACTTCCAGCTGCTCGGCGGCATCTGGATCCTGCAGACCTTCCCGGCCCTGGTCGGGGGCCTGTTCACCCGCTGGTTCCACCGCTGGGCGCTGCTGGCGGGCTGGGCGGTCGGCATGGTCTACGGCACGGTCGCCGCCTACGGGGTCGCCTCGCCGACGCAGAAGCACTTCGGCGGCTCGGCGAAGGAGATCCCGGGCATCGGCGAGATCGGCTACATCGGCCTGACGGCGTTCGTGCTCAACGCGGCCGTCGCAGTGGTCCTGACGCTCGTGCTGAGGGCGGTCAAGGCGCCTGAGGGCGTGGACGAGACCCGGCCGGAGGACTACACGGCGGACGCCGGCGACCCGGGCGTCGAGGTGGAACTCCCGCCGGCCACGGCGGCGGCCCCGCGCTGA
- a CDS encoding GNAT family N-acetyltransferase, whose amino-acid sequence MDIVIRPAEPGEYGTLGEITAQAYLRDGLLDFGENDEYLGELRDVAKRAAAAEVLVAVADGKVLGGVTFVPGTGPMADLAGPGETEIRMLAVAHTARGRGVGEALVRACLDRARAVEGCVRVVLSTQSAMHTAHRIYERLGFVRTPGRDWNPLPHLDDIMLLTYELTF is encoded by the coding sequence ATGGACATCGTGATCCGGCCGGCGGAACCCGGCGAGTACGGCACCCTCGGTGAGATCACCGCGCAGGCCTACCTCCGGGACGGCCTCCTCGACTTCGGCGAGAACGACGAGTATCTCGGCGAGCTGCGGGACGTGGCCAAGCGGGCGGCCGCGGCCGAGGTACTGGTGGCGGTGGCGGACGGGAAGGTGCTCGGCGGCGTGACCTTCGTCCCCGGCACGGGCCCCATGGCCGACCTCGCCGGTCCCGGGGAGACCGAGATACGGATGCTCGCCGTCGCGCACACGGCGCGCGGCCGAGGCGTCGGCGAGGCCCTCGTACGGGCCTGTCTGGACCGGGCACGGGCCGTGGAGGGCTGTGTCCGCGTGGTGCTGTCCACCCAGAGCGCCATGCACACCGCCCACCGCATCTACGAGCGCCTGGGTTTCGTCCGCACGCCGGGCCGGGACTGGAACCCCCTCCCGCACCTGGACGACATCATGCTGCTCACCTACGAGTTGACATTCTGA
- a CDS encoding ribonucleoside-diphosphate reductase subunit alpha, which produces MTIAPADPVSATAPETDGPGAVLLRTLTELTADLPDADPGRVAAAALRGRSARADEAELRELATEAAAGLISEDPAYSRLAARLLTLAIRAEAASQDVVSFTDSVAVGHREGLLADRTAEFARRYADRLDALIDPGADDRFGYFGLRTLHSRYLLRHPITRKVIETPQHFLLRVAAGLAQDDTARSADEVEALYGLMSRLDYLPSSPTLFNSGTRHPQMSSCYLLDSPRDELDSIYERYLQVARLSKHAGGIGIAYSRIRSRGSLIRGTNGHSNGIVPFLKTLDASVAAVNQGGRRKGAAAVYLETWHSDIEEFLELRDNTGEDARRTHNLNLAHWVPDEFMRRVNADGQWSLFSPSDVPELTDLWGEEFDAAYRAAEARGLARKTMPARDLYGRMMRTLAQTGNGWMTFKDAANRTANQTAQPGHVVHSSNLCTEILEVTDDGETAVCNLGSVNLGAFVAGGDIDWERLDETVRTAVTFLDRVVDINFYPTEQAGRSNARWRPVGLGAMGLQDVFFKLRLPFDSPEAKALSTRIAERIMLAAYEASADLAERNGPLPAWEKTRTAQGVLHPDHYDVELTWPERWAALRERIAAVGMRNSLLLAIAPTATIASIAGVYECIEPQVSNLFKRETLSGEFLQVNSYLVNDLKALGVWDARTREALREANGSVQDFAWIPEDVRTLYRTAWEIPQRGLIDMAAARTAFLDQSQSLNLFLETPTIGKLSSMYAYAWKQGLKTTYYLRSRPATRIARAARAQAAATVPVQQAAPDADAIACSLENPESCEACQ; this is translated from the coding sequence GTGACCATCGCGCCAGCAGACCCGGTTTCAGCCACAGCTCCGGAAACCGACGGTCCAGGTGCCGTACTGCTGCGGACCCTGACCGAGCTGACCGCCGACCTCCCCGACGCCGACCCCGGCCGGGTCGCCGCCGCCGCGCTGCGCGGCCGGTCGGCGCGGGCCGACGAGGCCGAGTTGCGCGAGCTGGCCACGGAGGCGGCCGCCGGGCTCATCTCCGAGGACCCCGCCTACTCCCGGCTCGCGGCCAGGCTGCTGACCCTCGCCATCCGCGCCGAGGCCGCCTCCCAGGACGTCGTGTCCTTCACCGACTCCGTCGCCGTCGGACACCGCGAGGGCCTTCTCGCCGACCGGACCGCCGAGTTCGCGCGCCGGTACGCCGACCGCCTCGACGCGCTGATCGACCCGGGCGCCGACGACCGCTTCGGCTACTTCGGCCTGCGCACCCTGCACAGCCGGTACCTGCTGCGGCACCCGATCACCCGCAAGGTGATCGAGACGCCGCAGCACTTCCTGCTGCGGGTCGCGGCGGGTCTCGCGCAGGACGACACCGCCCGGTCGGCCGACGAGGTCGAGGCGCTCTACGGATTGATGAGCCGCCTCGACTACCTGCCCTCCTCCCCCACGCTCTTCAACTCCGGTACGCGTCACCCCCAGATGTCGTCCTGCTACCTGCTCGACTCCCCCAGGGACGAGCTGGACTCGATCTACGAGCGCTACCTCCAGGTCGCGCGGCTGTCCAAGCACGCCGGCGGCATCGGCATCGCCTACTCCCGCATCCGCTCCCGCGGTTCGCTGATCCGCGGCACCAACGGGCACTCCAACGGCATCGTGCCGTTCCTGAAGACCCTGGACGCCTCGGTGGCCGCCGTGAACCAGGGCGGCCGCCGCAAGGGTGCCGCCGCGGTCTACCTGGAGACCTGGCACTCGGACATCGAGGAGTTCCTGGAGCTGCGCGACAACACCGGTGAGGACGCCCGCCGGACGCACAACCTCAACCTCGCGCACTGGGTCCCGGACGAGTTCATGCGCCGGGTGAACGCCGACGGGCAGTGGTCGCTGTTCTCCCCCTCGGACGTGCCGGAGCTGACCGACCTGTGGGGCGAGGAGTTCGACGCCGCGTACCGCGCCGCGGAGGCGCGTGGCCTGGCCAGGAAGACCATGCCGGCCCGCGACCTGTACGGCCGTATGATGCGCACCCTCGCGCAGACCGGCAACGGCTGGATGACCTTCAAGGACGCCGCCAACCGCACCGCCAACCAGACGGCGCAGCCGGGCCACGTCGTCCACTCCTCCAACCTCTGCACGGAGATCCTGGAGGTCACCGACGACGGCGAGACGGCGGTGTGCAACCTGGGTTCGGTCAACCTCGGCGCGTTCGTGGCCGGCGGGGACATCGACTGGGAGCGGCTGGACGAGACCGTCCGCACCGCGGTCACCTTCCTCGACCGCGTGGTCGACATCAACTTCTACCCGACCGAGCAGGCGGGCCGCTCCAACGCCCGCTGGCGGCCGGTGGGCCTGGGCGCCATGGGCCTTCAGGACGTCTTCTTCAAGCTGCGCCTGCCCTTCGACTCCCCGGAGGCGAAGGCCCTGTCCACCCGTATCGCCGAGCGGATCATGCTCGCCGCGTACGAGGCGTCCGCCGACCTCGCCGAGCGCAACGGCCCGCTGCCCGCGTGGGAGAAGACCCGTACGGCCCAGGGCGTGCTGCACCCCGACCACTACGACGTCGAGCTGACCTGGCCGGAGCGCTGGGCGGCCCTGCGCGAGCGGATCGCCGCCGTCGGCATGCGCAACTCGCTGCTGCTCGCGATCGCCCCGACCGCCACCATCGCCTCGATCGCGGGCGTGTACGAGTGCATCGAGCCGCAGGTCTCCAACCTCTTCAAGCGCGAGACGCTCTCCGGTGAGTTCCTGCAGGTCAACTCGTACCTGGTGAACGATCTGAAGGCGCTCGGCGTCTGGGACGCCCGCACCCGCGAGGCGCTGCGCGAGGCGAACGGCTCGGTGCAGGACTTCGCGTGGATCCCCGAGGACGTGCGGACGCTGTACCGCACGGCGTGGGAGATCCCGCAGCGCGGTCTGATCGACATGGCCGCGGCCCGCACCGCGTTCCTGGACCAGTCCCAGTCCCTGAACCTGTTCCTGGAGACGCCGACCATCGGCAAGCTCTCCTCGATGTACGCCTACGCCTGGAAGCAGGGGCTGAAGACGACGTACTACCTGCGGTCCCGCCCGGCGACCCGCATCGCCCGCGCCGCCCGGGCCCAGGCCGCCGCCACCGTCCCCGTCCAGCAGGCGGCGCCGGACGCCGACGCGATCGCCTGCTCCCTTGAGAACCCCGAGTCCTGCGAGGCCTGCCAGTAA
- a CDS encoding ribonucleotide-diphosphate reductase subunit beta, producing the protein MTSETKNLLDPGFELTLRPMRYPDFYERYRDAIKNTWTVEEVDLHSDVADLAKLSPGEQHLIGRLVAFFATGDSIVANNLVLTLYKHINSPEARLYLSRQLFEEAVHVQFYLTLLDTYLPDPEDRAAAFDAVENIPSIREKAEFCFKWMDSVEKLDQLETKADRRRFLLNLVCFAACIEGLFFYGAFAYVYWFRSRGLLHGLATGTNWVFRDETMHMSFAFDVVDTVRKEEPDLFDEDLQRQVTDMLREAVEAELQFARDLCGDGLPGMNTDSMRQYLECVADQRLTRLGFAPVYGSENPFSFMELQGVQELTNFFERRPSAYQVAVEGTVDLDEDF; encoded by the coding sequence ATGACCAGCGAGACCAAGAACCTGCTCGACCCCGGCTTCGAGCTGACGCTCCGTCCGATGCGCTACCCGGACTTCTACGAGCGCTACCGGGACGCCATCAAGAACACCTGGACCGTGGAGGAGGTCGACCTCCACTCGGACGTCGCCGACCTCGCCAAGCTGAGCCCGGGCGAGCAGCACCTCATCGGCCGGCTGGTCGCGTTCTTCGCGACGGGCGACTCGATCGTCGCCAACAACCTGGTGCTCACGCTCTACAAGCACATCAACTCCCCCGAGGCGCGCCTGTACTTGAGCAGGCAGCTGTTCGAGGAGGCCGTGCACGTCCAGTTCTATCTGACGCTGCTGGACACCTACCTCCCGGACCCGGAGGACCGCGCCGCCGCCTTCGACGCGGTGGAGAACATCCCCTCCATCCGGGAGAAGGCCGAGTTCTGCTTCAAGTGGATGGACTCGGTGGAGAAGCTGGACCAGCTGGAGACGAAGGCGGACCGCCGGCGCTTCCTGCTCAACCTCGTCTGCTTCGCCGCGTGCATCGAGGGCCTGTTCTTCTACGGCGCCTTCGCCTACGTCTACTGGTTCCGCAGCCGCGGCCTGCTGCACGGTCTGGCCACCGGCACCAACTGGGTGTTCCGTGACGAGACGATGCACATGTCCTTCGCCTTCGACGTGGTCGACACCGTGCGCAAGGAGGAGCCGGACCTCTTCGACGAGGACCTCCAGCGGCAGGTCACCGACATGCTGCGGGAGGCCGTCGAGGCCGAGCTGCAGTTCGCGCGCGACCTGTGCGGTGACGGCCTCCCGGGGATGAACACCGACTCGATGCGGCAGTACCTGGAGTGCGTCGCCGATCAGCGCCTGACGCGCCTCGGCTTCGCTCCGGTGTACGGCTCCGAGAACCCCTTCTCCTTCATGGAGCTCCAGGGCGTTCAGGAGCTGACCAACTTCTTCGAGCGGCGCCCGTCGGCGTACCAGGTGGCGGTGGAGGGCACCGTCGACCTGGACGAGGACTTCTGA
- a CDS encoding helix-turn-helix domain-containing protein codes for MLKNVATVLLDGVHPFELGVVCEVFGLDRSDEGLPVYDFAVVSAEGPALSTHVPGLTVSTPHGLDRLEEADLITVPATDAITSRGYPPELLDALRRAVDRGARVLSVCSGVFVLGAAGLLDGRRCAAHWRHADELARRFPRAMVEPDVLYVDADPVITSAGTTSGIDACLHIVRKEQGPEVANKIARRMVVPPHRDGGQAQYIERPLPKSSCDTVGEVLVWMEEHLDQEVTVERLAARAHMSPRTFARRFQQETGTTPYRWLLRQRVLLAQRLLEATDETMDTIADRTGFGTAAALRHQFVRALGTTPNSYRRAFRGPQAA; via the coding sequence ATGCTGAAGAACGTGGCCACCGTGCTGCTGGACGGAGTGCACCCCTTCGAGCTCGGCGTGGTCTGCGAGGTGTTCGGACTCGACCGCAGTGACGAGGGACTGCCGGTGTACGACTTCGCGGTCGTCTCCGCGGAGGGCCCGGCGCTGAGCACCCACGTCCCCGGCCTCACGGTCTCGACACCGCACGGCCTGGACCGGCTGGAGGAGGCCGACCTGATCACGGTGCCGGCCACCGACGCCATCACCTCGCGCGGCTACCCGCCCGAGCTCCTTGACGCGCTGCGCCGGGCGGTGGACCGGGGCGCGCGGGTGCTCAGCGTCTGCTCGGGCGTCTTCGTGCTGGGCGCCGCCGGTCTGCTGGACGGGCGGCGCTGCGCGGCGCACTGGAGGCACGCGGACGAACTGGCCCGGCGCTTCCCCCGGGCGATGGTCGAGCCGGACGTGCTGTACGTGGACGCGGACCCGGTGATCACCTCGGCCGGCACCACCTCCGGTATCGACGCCTGCCTGCACATCGTGCGCAAGGAACAGGGCCCGGAGGTCGCCAACAAGATCGCCCGGCGGATGGTGGTGCCCCCGCACCGCGACGGCGGGCAGGCCCAGTACATCGAGCGGCCGCTGCCGAAGTCCTCCTGCGACACGGTCGGCGAGGTGCTGGTCTGGATGGAGGAGCACCTGGACCAGGAGGTCACCGTCGAACGGCTCGCCGCCCGCGCCCATATGTCGCCGCGGACCTTCGCCCGCCGCTTCCAGCAGGAGACGGGTACCACTCCGTACCGCTGGCTGCTGCGCCAACGCGTGCTGCTGGCACAGCGGTTGCTGGAGGCGACGGACGAGACCATGGACACGATCGCGGACCGTACGGGGTTCGGGACCGCGGCGGCGCTGCGGCACCAGTTCGTCCGCGCGCTGGGCACCACCCCGAACTCCTACCGGCGCGCGTTCCGGGGCCCGCAGGCCGCCTGA
- a CDS encoding cytochrome P450, producing MTAESVQSETRHNAPGPQEPPVAGGGVPLLGHGLKLVRDPLAFMSQLRDHGDVVRLKLGPKTVYAVTTPALTGAVALSPDYIISGPLWESLEGLVGKEGVATSNGALHRRQRRTIQPAFRLDAIPAYGPVMEEEAHALTERWRPGETIDCASEAFRIAVRIAARCLLRGRYMDECADRLCDALATVFRGMYQRMVVPLGPLYRLPLPANREFNRALADLHLLVDEIIAERRASGRNPDDLLTALLTAKDDNGEPIGEQEIHDQVVAILTPGSETVGATIMWLLRVLAIHPEHGDRIRAEVESVTGGRPVGFDDVRRLTHTNNVIVETMRLRPAVWVLTRRAVTETELGGYRIPAGADIIYSPYAVQRDRRSYPDNLEFDPDRWLPERAKDVPKYAMSPFSVGNRKCPSDHFSMALLSLFTAAVATKFRFEEVPGSDGTPRVGITLRPERMLVRPVLR from the coding sequence ATGACCGCTGAATCAGTGCAGTCGGAAACCCGGCACAACGCACCGGGACCACAAGAGCCACCGGTGGCCGGGGGCGGGGTGCCGCTTCTCGGCCACGGTCTGAAACTGGTCCGCGATCCGCTGGCCTTCATGTCCCAACTGCGCGACCACGGCGACGTCGTCCGGCTCAAGCTCGGCCCGAAGACGGTGTACGCCGTCACCACGCCCGCCCTCACCGGCGCGGTGGCCCTCAGCCCCGACTACATCATCTCCGGCCCGCTGTGGGAGTCCTTGGAGGGCCTGGTCGGCAAGGAGGGGGTGGCCACCTCCAACGGCGCGCTGCACCGGCGCCAGCGCCGCACCATCCAGCCCGCCTTCCGGCTCGACGCCATCCCCGCCTACGGGCCGGTCATGGAGGAGGAGGCGCACGCGCTGACCGAGCGCTGGCGGCCCGGGGAGACGATCGACTGCGCCTCGGAGGCCTTCCGGATCGCCGTGCGGATCGCGGCCCGCTGCCTGCTGCGCGGCCGGTACATGGACGAGTGCGCCGACCGGCTGTGCGACGCGCTGGCCACCGTCTTCCGGGGGATGTACCAGCGGATGGTGGTGCCGCTCGGGCCGCTGTACCGGCTGCCGCTGCCGGCCAACCGTGAATTCAACCGGGCGCTCGCCGATCTGCATCTCCTCGTCGACGAGATCATCGCCGAGCGCCGGGCATCCGGTCGGAATCCGGACGATTTGCTGACGGCATTGCTGACGGCCAAGGACGACAATGGCGAGCCCATCGGGGAACAGGAGATCCACGACCAGGTGGTCGCGATACTCACCCCGGGCAGCGAAACGGTGGGCGCCACGATCATGTGGCTGCTCCGGGTGCTCGCGATACACCCGGAACACGGTGACCGGATCCGTGCGGAGGTCGAATCCGTCACCGGCGGCCGCCCGGTCGGATTCGACGACGTCCGCAGACTCACACACACCAACAATGTCATCGTGGAGACGATGCGTTTGCGGCCGGCCGTATGGGTATTGACGCGGCGGGCGGTGACCGAAACCGAACTCGGTGGCTATCGCATTCCGGCCGGGGCGGACATCATCTACAGCCCGTACGCCGTCCAGCGAGATCGGCGCTCGTATCCGGACAACCTTGAGTTCGACCCCGACCGCTGGCTTCCGGAACGCGCCAAGGACGTACCGAAATACGCCATGAGCCCGTTCAGCGTGGGCAACCGCAAGTGCCCCAGTGACCACTTCTCGATGGCGCTTTTGAGTCTGTTCACCGCCGCGGTGGCGACGAAGTTCCGCTTCGAGGAGGTTCCCGGTTCGGACGGCACGCCCCGGGTCGGCATCACCCTGCGCCCGGAGAGGATGCTGGTGCGGCCGGTGCTGAGGTGA
- the cyc1 gene encoding epi-isozizaene synthase — protein MPAFPYSTTPTTTAVAVPPTLALPVIEAEFPRQLHGYWPQLQEKTRGWLLEKRLMSADKVEEHADSLCYTDLMAGYYIGAPDEVVQAIADFSAWFFLWDDRQDRDVVHGRPAAWERLCRALHTALDSPRDHLHHQDALVAGFADSVLRFYSFLSARWNARFARHFHAVIDAYDQEFQNRVEDVVPTVEEYLALRRFTFAHWIWTDLLESSAGCELPDSVRKNPAYRRPALLSQEFAAWYNDLCSLPKEIAGEEVHNLGISLVKHDGLSPEEAIAEMRGRIEECVSEFMLAEQEGLSFADGLADGTVRGKELSAAVRACLGNMRNWFSSVYWFHHESGRYMVDSWEDPATPPYVDNEGAGGK, from the coding sequence GTGCCAGCTTTCCCATACAGCACCACACCGACAACGACAGCGGTCGCAGTCCCACCAACGCTCGCGCTTCCGGTGATCGAGGCCGAGTTTCCCAGGCAGTTGCACGGGTATTGGCCCCAACTCCAGGAGAAGACACGCGGCTGGCTGCTGGAAAAGCGGCTCATGTCCGCGGACAAGGTGGAGGAACACGCCGACAGCCTCTGCTACACGGACCTCATGGCGGGGTACTACATCGGCGCCCCCGACGAGGTGGTCCAGGCGATAGCGGACTTCAGCGCGTGGTTCTTCCTCTGGGACGACCGTCAGGACCGCGACGTCGTCCACGGGCGGCCGGCCGCCTGGGAGCGGCTGTGCCGCGCGCTGCACACGGCCCTGGACTCCCCCCGGGACCACCTGCACCACCAGGACGCCCTGGTCGCGGGGTTCGCGGACAGTGTGCTGCGCTTTTACTCGTTCCTGTCGGCGCGGTGGAACGCCCGCTTCGCGCGGCACTTCCACGCGGTGATCGACGCCTACGACCAGGAATTCCAGAACCGCGTCGAGGACGTTGTGCCCACGGTCGAGGAATACCTCGCGCTGCGCCGCTTCACCTTCGCCCACTGGATCTGGACCGATCTGCTGGAGTCGAGCGCCGGCTGTGAACTCCCGGACTCCGTCCGGAAGAATCCCGCGTACCGGCGTCCGGCGCTGCTGAGTCAGGAATTCGCCGCCTGGTACAACGATCTGTGCTCACTGCCCAAGGAAATAGCGGGCGAGGAGGTGCACAACCTCGGGATCAGTCTCGTCAAACACGACGGGCTGAGTCCGGAGGAGGCGATAGCGGAAATGCGCGGGCGCATCGAGGAATGCGTATCCGAATTCATGCTCGCGGAGCAGGAGGGATTGAGCTTCGCCGACGGCCTCGCGGACGGCACGGTACGGGGAAAGGAATTGAGCGCCGCCGTAAGGGCGTGCCTCGGCAATATGCGGAACTGGTTCAGTTCCGTCTACTGGTTCCACCACGAGTCCGGCCGGTACATGGTCGACAGCTGGGAGGACCCGGCCACACCCCCGTACGTCGACAACGAAGGGGCGGGTGGGAAATGA
- the def gene encoding peptide deformylase produces MAQQDTDQQHAGVLPVDDEGYVVDTEDCEERETAWRERGTSRPITVVGNPVLHKECKDVTDFGEELQQLVADMFASQHTAEGVGLAANQIGVDLKVFVYDCPDDEGARHVGVVCNPRLVELPAEQRRLDDSNEGCLSVPTAYAPLARPDYAEVTGQDEQGNPIKVRGTGYFARCLQHETDHLYGYLYIDRLSKRERKDALRQMAENEPRYPVVPND; encoded by the coding sequence ATGGCGCAGCAGGACACCGATCAGCAGCACGCGGGCGTGCTCCCCGTCGACGACGAGGGGTACGTCGTCGACACGGAGGACTGCGAGGAGCGCGAGACGGCCTGGCGTGAGCGCGGCACCTCCCGGCCCATCACGGTCGTCGGGAACCCCGTGCTGCACAAGGAGTGCAAGGACGTCACCGACTTCGGCGAGGAGCTCCAGCAGCTGGTCGCCGACATGTTCGCCAGCCAGCACACCGCCGAGGGCGTGGGCCTGGCCGCCAACCAGATCGGCGTGGACCTGAAGGTCTTCGTCTACGACTGCCCGGACGACGAGGGCGCCCGGCACGTCGGGGTCGTCTGCAACCCCCGGCTGGTCGAGCTGCCCGCCGAGCAGCGCCGGCTGGACGACAGCAACGAGGGCTGCCTGTCCGTGCCCACCGCCTACGCTCCGCTCGCCCGCCCCGACTACGCCGAGGTGACCGGGCAGGACGAGCAGGGCAACCCGATCAAGGTGCGGGGCACCGGCTACTTCGCGCGGTGCCTCCAGCACGAGACGGACCACCTCTACGGCTACCTCTACATCGACCGGCTCTCCAAGCGGGAGCGCAAGGACGCCCTGCGGCAGATGGCCGAGAACGAGCCGCGCTACCCCGTGGTCCCCAACGACTGA